The following is a genomic window from Methanobrevibacter sp..
CCTACGTTGATGGTGAGGGTAAGACTCATGTAATTCAATCTGGTGTGGATAAGATGGTCAAGTTAAGCTGCGGATGGGCAGATTTAAAGGATTTAGATAATTCCGATAAGACAATCGCAATTGTATTGTATAACTATCCGCCTGGAAAGGCAGAGATTGGTGCATCTTATCTGAATGTAACTCAATCCACATATGATTTGATTGTTAAGTTATATGAGGCGGGTTATGATACTGGTGGAGACATCAGACAAAAAATGACCGCAAGAGAGCTTGAAGACATTATCTTTAAGATGGGTAACAAGGGTTCATGGGCATACGGTCTGTTAAGGCAGTATGTCGAGGATAATTATGATGAGTTGGTAAAGCATCATCAATTGATCTCAACAAGGGACTTCCGTAATCTTGTAAAGGACATTCCTCAACATCTAATTAAAGAAATGATTGATTACTGGGGAGCAGGTTTAGGTCCTTCAATGGTATATAATGGAACCGATGAGCAGTACATGGTCGTTCCGGGAATATGGTTCGGTAAGGTATTTGTCACTTTCCAGCCAAGTAGAGGATGGGAAGAGCTTAAAACAATTGAGAATTACCACGACTTGACCCTGCCTCCGACACAGTACTATGTATCCTATTATAAATGGTTGGATAAGACCGCTAAAGTAAATGCTATAGTGAATATGGGAACTCACGGAACACTCGAATGGCTGCCGGGTACAAACCTTGGTGCCAATGAAGGTGACTGGACCTTTGAGTTAACATTAAACCCAACATTATATCCATATATTGTATCAAACCCTGGGGAAGCTATGGTTGCACGGGATAGAATTGCAGCATTACTTATAACTCACATGACTCCTGCAATGGTTACTTCCGGTCTGTATGGTAATTATACTGTATTGAATAACTACATCAACTACTATAAGGATCAGGTAAAACTTAATGTAACATCTAATGCCGAAGAGTATAAGGCCAAGATTTTAAAATTGGCTCCAACTTTAGGCTTTAGAAACTTCACAGGAGAAAATGAGACATTCCAGGAATGGATAGATGACTTGCACTTGTATCTTGAAGCAATGGAAGATGATTTCATCACCTACGGTTTGCACACTCTCGGTAAAATACTGACAGGAGATGAACTTGCAGAGGAAGTAATGACCATTACATCATCTCAAACAAAAATCTACAATTATGTAATGGAGTATTTATATCCTGAATTAAAGGGCAAGAATTTCAATGATGATGTTCAGGGAAATATTGAATATTTGGCTCAGGCCAGTGCCATTAAGCAATTCCTATTGAACTATATTTCTCAATTGGTTAACGGTTCATCTGTAGATGAGCTCACAGGCAAATATAATATAGCTAAAGGCTCATCATTATACAATGCAACTGCATATGCTGCACAAGTGATAGTCAATATTCAAAACAACAATGAATGGAATGCGATTTTCACTGCATTGCAGGGAGGGTATGTTCCTGCAGGATTGTTTGCAGACCCTTCATATGGGGATTCAATTCCAACCGGTTATGACGGTTATGCGTCTGACCCTACAAGGATGCCTTCAGAGTCAGCTTATGAGTCCGCTGTCAAAATCGTGGATTTATTGCTTAGCCAATACTATGAAAAACACGGCAAATGGCCGGAATTAACTTCATTGATTTTATGGGGTACTGAAATTTCAAGGACTGAAGGAATCGGTGTTGCCGAATTCTTATACTTCCTCGGATGCAAACCGGTGTGGGCTGACAACGGTAAGGTAATAGGTGTTCAAAAACTTCCATTGGAAAAATTGACCGTTAAATTGTCAAATGGCACAGTTCTAAACAGGCCTAGAATTGATGTGTTTGCAAGCATCGTTACAAGCAACAAGGATTGGCTTAACTGGATGTTGACTGCTGTAAAACTTGCAGCATTTGCAGAAGGTGAAAATGAAACAAACAACTATGTAATTAAGCATTACAATGAAAATCCAATGCTTGACCGTTTATTTGGTCTTCCGGGTAATGTGCTTGAAGGAACAGGTATGTCAACACTTATACCAAACACTGCGGACTGGGAAAAATCCACAGTAAATGAAGTATTGATGGACATATACCTTTCAAGAGTTTCATTCTCATGGACAATTGATGATGACGGCAATATTGACATTAAAAATCAAAAGGAAAACTTCAAGTATCTGCTTGGTAAAACTGATTTGATTACTCAAAACTTTGACAGTACTTGGAGACTCTTCGATTCAGACGATTACTATGACTGGTTCGGTGGATTATACAATGCTGCAAACATATTAAGAGAAAGAAACGGTTTGTCTCGTCCGGATACTGCATTTGTAGATATCAGGAACAAAAACAAATATGTTGCAAGAACCTATCAGGAAGAAATCGAGTATGAAAGTAGAACAATGCTTCTAAACCCTAAATATTACATGCCGCTCATTACCGGTGGCGGATCTGGTATGAATGCATATGCTGCAAGATACCAGAACATGTTCGGTGGTTTGACCGTATCCAATGAACAATTGGGTAAACAATTGGGTGAACAAATGTCTAATGAATTATTAGGCATGAGCGGATACATTGATGGAGCAACCTCTTCATTCGGTTATCAGACTTCCCTATTGTGGATGGTTTACTTGGCTGATCAGGGAACTTGGGACGGTGATGCAAGCACAGTTCAAAAGCTTATTGACGAGTACATGAGACAAGTTATTGAATATGGTGTTGCATGTTGTCACCACACATGTAAAAACCTGGCTTTCAATGCTAAAATTATTCAAATGAGTTCTCTAACTCCTGCTCAAAAGGCTAAGTTTGCAGAAATCCTGGCTCAAGCAACAAACACTGACCCATTATATCAAATGCCTGACGAAGAAGGAACTTCCGGTGACAATAGTGGTTCCAATAGTGGATCCTCTAATAACAATGGTCAGGACAGTTCAAATGCACAGCAATTGGCAAACGGTACATCCCAAGACAAATCAAGTAGTAGTGATGGAGGAAATACAGGATTCGGTGCAGATGCTTCTCCAAGTGGTGATGCAAAATCTGCAAGTGAATCTGCAAGTGACGCTTCATCTGCTTCAGCAAGCAGTGCTGGTGAATCCGGCAGTAAAGCTTATGAATTGTCTGAGCAGTCAGCGGCTAAATCAGCTAGTGCAACTGAATCAAGCATGCCAATATTTGTTATTATTGCAGTGCTCATCTTAATTGCAATATTCCTTGTGGGATATGTAAGAAACGATGAAGATGAATATGATGATTATTAAATTAATCATCTATTTTTTACTTTTTTTATTTTTTTAGAAATTTTTAAATATGCTTTATTTTCATAAATAATAATATATTAGATTATTTTTCAATTTAAGTTAAATAATCAATAATTGAATTTAATGTGAATGAGGTATAATATGGTTAAAAAAATTAATATTTTACTATTTTTATTGCTGGTAATAGTATCTATCGGTGCTGTGAGTGCAGCTGATGACTTAAATGATACTGTTCAATCTAGTAATGAAGTTATTTCTGATTTGGATGAAATTTCCTCAGATGAAGTTAATGCCTTGGAAGTTTCAGAAAATATGTATACGGTAAATCAAAGCAATTATAATACTTACTTTAATAATAATGGCGAATCAACATCTTCCGTTAAAAGTGGAGATACTCTCTATATTGATGGTGATTTTTCCAATAAGAATTTTACATTCAGAACTCCTGTAAACATTGTTGGGAAAACGGATAATAATTTGCAAAATTGTATTTTTACATTTTATGAGGGGTCATCTGGAAGTAATATTTCAAGTTTAAACATTGCCAATACAATTAATTATCATTATGGTATATTTTTGAACGGTGCTAGTAAATGTTTAATCACAGGATGTAATATAGTAAACAAGGGATTATCCTCCTATCCGATTTGTGTTGCCAATAATGCTAATTACAATAATGTTACAGATAATTATTTAAAAGCATATGGTATAAGAGAAGGATATGCTACTTGGTCTTTATTCCCTTTAGTTGTTAGTGGGGCTCATTATAATTATATTGCTAATAATAGGATTGAATGTCAGGATGCAAATGGTATTTACTTGTCCAGTTATTCAGGAGGTCCATTGAAAGGTGGTGATTCTAATTTTAACATGATTTATAATAATACTGTGCATTATAATGTTTTACCTACTTCATGGTCTTGGGGTATTCAGATGATGGGGTGGAATAATACTGCAAAAGCCAATAAGGTTATTGGTGCATATTTAGGTATATCAGGTTCTCAAAACAGTATTGTAGTTGATAATACTATAATTAATATTACTGGAGCTGATTATAATCATGTGGGTGTTGAAATTGGTGGAGATGGAGCTATTTCAGTCTCTAGAGGATCTATCGTTCGAAATAACACTATAATCAATGCAAAAGTAATGACTACTGGTGCAGGAATTACAGTTTCTGATGGGTGTACAGTAGAAAATAATAACATTGAAGTAAAATTGAATGGGGTTGGAATAGCGCCAACAGGCACTGGCATACTTATTAAAAACAATACCTTAACTGTTGAAGGAGGGGCAGGTATAAGCAATTATAATGGAGGTATATCTTCTGTTAATAACATAACTATTATCCAAAACAATATTGTCAGCAAATATGGTGTTGGTATTTCAATTAAAAAGACAAGTTCTAAAAACAGGCCTAAAAATATAATCATCAGATCCAACACAATAAACACTAACAATTCTATTTCAATCGATGGTAAAGATATTGATCCATCCTCCCTTTGGGATATAGATTATAATAATATTATAAATAAGAAAGCAATTGTTTCAACTCCTGAGGGGGAGTATGACCCATCTAAATATTATTACAATTATAAAGGAACTATTCATAACATCACTCCTGAAAATTATGAGGATTATATAGACAATAATGGGATAATGAAGGGTTCAAAAATTTCCGATGGTGATATATTATCATTCTCAGGGGAATTTTCAAATAAATTCATTTATGTGAATAATGCAGTGAAAATCACAGGAAATAATCCTACATTCTTTAATACTACATTCAGAGTATCTTCTGGTGGGGTCTGGATTGAAAATCTAAATATTGTCAATAATCGTTGTGAAAGAATTAATGCATGGGGACTACTTATTTATAATGTAACATCTGTAACCGTTCTTAATTGTACAATAGATGTTTATGATCCAAATGCGGCATATACTATTTACGTTTTGGAATCAAATGAAATAGATATAATTAATAACACTTTGTCTTCAGAAGGAAAGTATTTAACTTACACTATATTAGCACATACGGTTTATGATTGTAAAATAATAGGTAATACTATTTTTACTAATGGAACAGGGGAAGTTTATAAATTTGAAGGTGAACATTGTCTGGAAGGTAATTCCGTTTGTACTGATGGTTCAACTGTTTGTACTGATGGGTCTACTGTCTGTACTGCAGGTAATTCAATTGGCGGTAGCCATGTTTTAAAAGAGGTGTATAGAACTTACGGTATCCTGATGGTTTTCTCATCTGATAATACTGTTTCTAAAAATAATGTTAGAGTCACTTCAAAATTAAATAAAACTTACGCACCCGCTAATTCAACAAACTCTATTGTGGGTATAGATTTATATTATAATAGTCATAATAATGTTTTCTCTGAAAATGAGGTGACCGTTTGGGGTAATGATAATTATCTTTATGGAATGGGAGTTTTAGGTTATTATACAACAATGACTGCTCCTTTAGGTCAAGGTGCGGAAAACAACGAATTTTTAAATAATAATGTTAATGTTAAAGGATATTATTGTGCTGAAGGAATTATTATAGGTTCCTCATCAGAGAATACTGTAGTTGCTGGAAATGTCATAGATGTGAGCTCCGCATTAGTGGTTTATGGTATCACTTTGGAAGTGTCTCAAAAATCTACTGTTAACAATAATCATATCACATTAAATTCTGAGGTTATATATGGAATTGAGGCGTTTGACTCAAGTAACAACGTACTAAATAATAATGATTTAAAAATCAATGCAAAACAAGCTTATGGTATTGTAATGTCTAAGGGGAATTATAATGAGATAAATTCAAATATCATATTAATCGAACTTGAAGATGATTCTACTGTACAGAATGTTTCTGTTAAACATTCAGATCAAATAAAACCTGGAATTGCGGGAATTTGTCTTCAATCTGTTTCATTAAATAACACTATGATTGATAATAATATAACAATTTCAAAAGGCTATGTAATCAATATGGATGAGGATGCAATTAATAATTTAATCTCAAATAATTATTTGAACTCTACATTAGGCACTGGAAACAATGCTATAAACTGTACAGAAAATAATACTATTGAAGACAATTATGTGCATTTGGTCATCGGAAATTTTGAAGATGTCAATATCAAATACTTTGAAAATGGTACTTTAATATTCAAAACAGATGATGAGAATCTAAACGGTGCAAAAGTCGAATTCATTGATTTAGATGGAAAAATAATTAATGTGACTGAGATTTCTGAGGGTATTGCCTCATTTACATATGATTTTGATAGATTGGAACCAGCTTTATATCCATATTATGTAAAAATATATAAAGAAAATTATAAGGTCACCACTTTGGAATGCCTAGTTGAAATAAGTGATGGTGATTTGATTGTATCCGTTAAAAATATAACCGGAACCTTTGGGCGTAATACAAATTATTTTGCTGTCGTTAAAAATATTTTGGGTGAAGGAATAGCAGATATTGTCGTCGAATTCTATGTGGATGATGATGGATATCCAGTTTATGTCGGTAAGGCCACTACCGATAAGGATGGTATTGCATCCCTCACAACTGAACTTCCTAAGGTTTATGGTGAAAATCCTACAGTTTTAGCAAAAATCGATAACCCATATCATTTCAATCCAACATCTGCAACTGCTAATGTAAGTGCAATTTGGTTGGTTGATACTAAAATTGTAATTAACAGCAATATTTATCCAAAAGGCAATTTAGCTATATTGAAAGATAGTAACGGAAAAGTTTTAGCTAATAAACAAGTAACTATTTTAATAGGATCTGGAAGTTATCAAGTTTCTACTGATTCAAATGGAATTATCACAATGCCTTCAATTTCAAGAGGAAACTATGTTGTGTCTGTTTCATTTGCGGGGGATGATGATTACTATGATTCTAAAAACAGTGCAAAAATAACTGTTTTACCATCCATATTTGAGAATAAAGACTATTCTGTCTATTATGGAAACAC
Proteins encoded in this region:
- a CDS encoding Ig-like domain-containing protein, giving the protein MVKKINILLFLLLVIVSIGAVSAADDLNDTVQSSNEVISDLDEISSDEVNALEVSENMYTVNQSNYNTYFNNNGESTSSVKSGDTLYIDGDFSNKNFTFRTPVNIVGKTDNNLQNCIFTFYEGSSGSNISSLNIANTINYHYGIFLNGASKCLITGCNIVNKGLSSYPICVANNANYNNVTDNYLKAYGIREGYATWSLFPLVVSGAHYNYIANNRIECQDANGIYLSSYSGGPLKGGDSNFNMIYNNTVHYNVLPTSWSWGIQMMGWNNTAKANKVIGAYLGISGSQNSIVVDNTIINITGADYNHVGVEIGGDGAISVSRGSIVRNNTIINAKVMTTGAGITVSDGCTVENNNIEVKLNGVGIAPTGTGILIKNNTLTVEGGAGISNYNGGISSVNNITIIQNNIVSKYGVGISIKKTSSKNRPKNIIIRSNTINTNNSISIDGKDIDPSSLWDIDYNNIINKKAIVSTPEGEYDPSKYYYNYKGTIHNITPENYEDYIDNNGIMKGSKISDGDILSFSGEFSNKFIYVNNAVKITGNNPTFFNTTFRVSSGGVWIENLNIVNNRCERINAWGLLIYNVTSVTVLNCTIDVYDPNAAYTIYVLESNEIDIINNTLSSEGKYLTYTILAHTVYDCKIIGNTIFTNGTGEVYKFEGEHCLEGNSVCTDGSTVCTDGSTVCTAGNSIGGSHVLKEVYRTYGILMVFSSDNTVSKNNVRVTSKLNKTYAPANSTNSIVGIDLYYNSHNNVFSENEVTVWGNDNYLYGMGVLGYYTTMTAPLGQGAENNEFLNNNVNVKGYYCAEGIIIGSSSENTVVAGNVIDVSSALVVYGITLEVSQKSTVNNNHITLNSEVIYGIEAFDSSNNVLNNNDLKINAKQAYGIVMSKGNYNEINSNIILIELEDDSTVQNVSVKHSDQIKPGIAGICLQSVSLNNTMIDNNITISKGYVINMDEDAINNLISNNYLNSTLGTGNNAINCTENNTIEDNYVHLVIGNFEDVNIKYFENGTLIFKTDDENLNGAKVEFIDLDGKIINVTEISEGIASFTYDFDRLEPALYPYYVKIYKENYKVTTLECLVEISDGDLIVSVKNITGTFGRNTNYFAVVKNILGEGIADIVVEFYVDDDGYPVYVGKATTDKDGIASLTTELPKVYGENPTVLAKIDNPYHFNPTSATANVSAIWLVDTKIVINSNIYPKGNLAILKDSNGKVLANKQVTILIGSGSYQVSTDSNGIITMPSISRGNYVVSVSFAGDDDYYDSKNSAKITVLPSIFENKDYSVYYGNTIKYKVRVKGSDGKYSAGNQVTIKVNGKTYNVKTDKNGYATQALKLKSGSYTITAEFNGDKASNKITFKPTLTAKNIVKKKAKKIKFSVKVVNKNGKAVKKKKVTFKIKGKKYTAKTNKKGVATVSIKNLKIGKFTITSSYGGCTIKNTIKIKK
- a CDS encoding cobaltochelatase subunit CobN, which codes for MLLIFSVGSVFAGDNETISDVVSAPSELEEITQEHDVTEVQSSQSDEGMLEANNNVINVHVYDSFNETGKTWTEDGIELKGATVKLYGSHNNLISTQTTNNKGIATFTGVGSQKYNLEFTYSTYDPIKLDVDCTNQDGKTLTIDNVMFVPDILLLVDYSSHNEKVDVLMNMSRRIGFISTTNFDESRAWLAEWAKYIHIDMFAENSAYNKFTASYLKQLLSNSPANKNYKVAYTFGTYTQEILNATGLHIIGASESNNTYDTIENTYIGSYFQAEDIKDSDVLQTNMKNYFDYVRYLIEPTKYSNPTLTADGIPLMSPECGFYHPDIGMLTLLPSSDLIHDWITNDPGYTKTQDGSLNWMKFEYEYWVEHTLNPKELFNKFEEQLKTKLNPDKKLIAIATYYCGGDVVDSLIRSYAASGRTAFNVFKTSTTPSMSSILNRITNASKIGISTITSLYSWSLSYANGSAEPDLSEIDLAVLKGVNEISEYSYNSDLGPQVEWTYAVTFPSFEGVYGPVILSYVDGEGKTHVIQSGVDKMVKLSCGWADLKDLDNSDKTIAIVLYNYPPGKAEIGASYLNVTQSTYDLIVKLYEAGYDTGGDIRQKMTARELEDIIFKMGNKGSWAYGLLRQYVEDNYDELVKHHQLISTRDFRNLVKDIPQHLIKEMIDYWGAGLGPSMVYNGTDEQYMVVPGIWFGKVFVTFQPSRGWEELKTIENYHDLTLPPTQYYVSYYKWLDKTAKVNAIVNMGTHGTLEWLPGTNLGANEGDWTFELTLNPTLYPYIVSNPGEAMVARDRIAALLITHMTPAMVTSGLYGNYTVLNNYINYYKDQVKLNVTSNAEEYKAKILKLAPTLGFRNFTGENETFQEWIDDLHLYLEAMEDDFITYGLHTLGKILTGDELAEEVMTITSSQTKIYNYVMEYLYPELKGKNFNDDVQGNIEYLAQASAIKQFLLNYISQLVNGSSVDELTGKYNIAKGSSLYNATAYAAQVIVNIQNNNEWNAIFTALQGGYVPAGLFADPSYGDSIPTGYDGYASDPTRMPSESAYESAVKIVDLLLSQYYEKHGKWPELTSLILWGTEISRTEGIGVAEFLYFLGCKPVWADNGKVIGVQKLPLEKLTVKLSNGTVLNRPRIDVFASIVTSNKDWLNWMLTAVKLAAFAEGENETNNYVIKHYNENPMLDRLFGLPGNVLEGTGMSTLIPNTADWEKSTVNEVLMDIYLSRVSFSWTIDDDGNIDIKNQKENFKYLLGKTDLITQNFDSTWRLFDSDDYYDWFGGLYNAANILRERNGLSRPDTAFVDIRNKNKYVARTYQEEIEYESRTMLLNPKYYMPLITGGGSGMNAYAARYQNMFGGLTVSNEQLGKQLGEQMSNELLGMSGYIDGATSSFGYQTSLLWMVYLADQGTWDGDASTVQKLIDEYMRQVIEYGVACCHHTCKNLAFNAKIIQMSSLTPAQKAKFAEILAQATNTDPLYQMPDEEGTSGDNSGSNSGSSNNNGQDSSNAQQLANGTSQDKSSSSDGGNTGFGADASPSGDAKSASESASDASSASASSAGESGSKAYELSEQSAAKSASATESSMPIFVIIAVLILIAIFLVGYVRNDEDEYDDY